The following are encoded in a window of Myxocyprinus asiaticus isolate MX2 ecotype Aquarium Trade chromosome 17, UBuf_Myxa_2, whole genome shotgun sequence genomic DNA:
- the LOC127454783 gene encoding transmembrane protein 151B-like: MLTLDLETDTIAEDTAPSTPDDGAETPASLDVLEEQRPIKQSLCASMCSETHWRCLLLSLLMYSCLGAVAWCQLTQVTKLSFDSSSTSLTASMNSLRGGSRTMVYHDSPCSDGYVYIPLAFLLMLYAVYLMECWHCHARSELQCKANVDSIYERVLRMRQSQPCIWWKAISYHFVRRTRQVTRYRNGDAYTTTQVYHERVNTHVAEGEFDYSRCGMRDVSRNLSGLEGHAATRLHFTKCFSFTGAGPENSYLNQRARFFSEIEGLDDYMEAREGMLLKNVDFKEHLIAYVDPDRLPWYTSRVTFWTAALLMLSWPLRVLIEYRTAFVHYQVEKLFGLEYSNNNPSPEAVATVRDTQYGLPRAETVDSTELEWHIRSNRQLIPSYSEAMLINLEASGSDHRGSLSSNHFLLDSNPAQSYGTLQNCEHSCQHEGGQRRPTIRSSCSSIFSRHTFHSRLSLDTSHFSLCRIYGSRRTLGLWRSRSSTLTDRCCPDEQCCRSYTSQLALNDSPPNYQDARFFPVLIVHRPEGCGDSSEVRRYYVRRGSCCVETSL; encoded by the exons ATGTTGACTCTAGATCTGGAAACTGATACTATTGCGGAGGACACAGCGCCGAGCACCCCAGATGATGGTGCGGAGACACCGGCCAGTCTCGATGTGCTGGAAGAG CAACGGCCAATCAAGCAGTCCTTGTGTGCCTCTATGTGCAGTGAGACCCACTGGCGTTGCCTCCTCTTGTCCTTACTCATGTACAGCTGCCTGGGTGCTGTGGCCTGGTGTCAGCTTACCCAAGTGACCAAGCTAAGCTTTGATTCCTCCAGTACTTCCCTTACTGCCTCAATGAACTCTCTTAGAGGAGGAAGTCGCACCATGGTATACCACGACAGCCCTTGTTCTGATGGCTATGTGTACATCCCCTTGGCCTTCCTGCTCATGCTCTATGCTGTTTACCTCATGGAGTGCTGGCACTGTCATGCCCGCAGCGAGCTTCAGTGCAAGGCCAACGTTGACAGCATCTACGAAAGGGTTCTGCGCATGCGTCAGTCTCAACCATGCATCTGGTGGAAAGCTATCAGTTACCATTTCGTTCGTAGGACTCGACAAGTGACGCGTTACCGGAACGGGGACGCCTACACCACCACACAGGTTTATCACGAGCGTGTGAACACGCATGTGGCAGAGGGAGAGTTTGACTATAGCCGTTGTGGCATGCGGGATGTTTCACGCAACTTGAGTGGACTGGAGGGTCACGCAGCGACACGATTGCATTTCACCAAGTGCTTCAGTTTCACAGGAGCAGGGCCAGAGAATTCTTACCTTAACCAACGGGCCAGGTTCTTCTCAGAAATTGAAGGCCTGGATGACTACATGGAAGCCCGTGAAGGCATGCTGCTAAAGAATGTCGACTTCAAAGAGCACCTCATAGCTTATGTAGATCCTGACCGACTACCGTGGTACACCTCAAGAGTCACTTTCTGGACTGCTGCTCTCCTCATGCTCTCCTGGCCACTTCGAGTGTTGATCGAGTACCGTACAGCTTTTGTGCACTATCAAGTTGAAAAACTCTTTGGGCTAGAGTACAGCAACAACAACCCATCTCCAGAGGCAGTCGCTACAGTGAGGGACACTCAATACGGTCTTCCAAGAGCAGAAACAGTGGACAGCACAGAGTTGGAATGGCACATTCGCTCAAATCGTCAGCTTATTCCGAGCTACTCAGAAGCCATGCTGATTAATCTGGAGGCTTCCGGGTCAGACCACAGAGGCAGCCTTTCCTCCAACCATTTCTTGTTGGATAGCAACCCAGCACAGAGCTATGGGACATTGCAGAACTGTGAGCACAGTTGCCAACATGAGGGTGGACAAAGACGGCCAACCATCAGATCTAGCTGTTCCTCCATCTTCTCTCGACACACCTTCCACTCCCGTTTGTCCCTGGATACCTCCCACTTCTCGCTATGCCGCATATATGGCTCCAGACGCACCTTGGGACTGTGGAGGAGCCGAAGCAGTACACTTACAGATCGCTGCTGTCCTGATGAGCAGTGCTGCAGGTCTTATACCAGTCAGCTGGCCCTTAATGACAGCCCACCCAACTACCAAGACGCTCGCTTTTTCCCAGTCCTCATTGTACATCGGCCTGAGGGCTGTGGGGACTCTTCAGAAGTTAGAAGGTATTATGTACGCAGGGGCTCCTGTTGTGTGGAGACTTCTCTTTAA